In Deltaproteobacteria bacterium, a single window of DNA contains:
- a CDS encoding HAMP domain-containing histidine kinase → MFVALAVPLALFFVADVISDRTLSSVQNRAREIGINALPSIEYLGLLRANLTREQLLLERHAHSDEPSRPALASEVQAAQKDSRKAFNTYLGFHFFPGEKPQAEALAALLDDADAKVAAALNASSEPVERELVEHRVGPALEATQQATLGLILLNSAQASDVGATVERQQAGSVRLLYLLDAICILATLVAAVLVWRTIRFYLETLESQQRLLGARAEELEAFAGRVAHDILNPLNAVGLSLDLMERGLPKEDAVRRGRASLKRTHRIVEALLTFARAGARSEPGAICELQPVLEGVAADAADLAREREVTVELEAPPGVWVACLPGVLASIAGNLVTNAVKYMPDGTTQDGRSVRIRASVERDRVRVEVVDNGNGIPKPLQSTIFEPYVRGTDVQKPGIGLGLATAKRLCEAHGGRIGLSSEPGRGSTFWFELPRGEAPKLLERLPEQPSTH, encoded by the coding sequence TTGTTCGTGGCACTGGCCGTGCCGCTGGCGCTCTTCTTTGTCGCGGACGTCATCAGCGACCGCACCCTGAGCAGCGTTCAGAACCGCGCCCGCGAGATCGGCATCAACGCCCTGCCCTCCATCGAGTACCTGGGTCTGCTGCGCGCGAACCTCACGCGCGAGCAGCTGCTCCTCGAGCGGCACGCCCACTCCGACGAGCCCTCGCGGCCCGCGCTGGCGAGCGAGGTGCAAGCCGCGCAGAAGGACTCGCGCAAGGCCTTCAACACCTACCTGGGCTTCCACTTCTTCCCCGGGGAGAAGCCGCAGGCCGAGGCGCTCGCCGCCTTGCTCGACGACGCCGACGCCAAGGTCGCCGCCGCGCTGAACGCGAGCAGCGAGCCCGTCGAGCGCGAGCTGGTCGAGCACCGGGTGGGGCCGGCGCTCGAGGCCACGCAGCAGGCCACGCTGGGGCTCATCCTGCTCAACTCGGCTCAGGCGAGCGACGTCGGCGCGACCGTCGAGCGCCAACAGGCAGGCTCGGTGCGCCTCCTCTACCTGCTGGACGCGATCTGCATCCTCGCGACGCTCGTGGCGGCGGTGCTGGTGTGGCGCACCATCCGCTTCTACCTGGAGACGCTGGAGTCGCAGCAACGATTGCTGGGTGCGCGCGCCGAGGAGCTGGAGGCGTTTGCCGGGCGCGTGGCCCACGACATCCTCAACCCGCTCAACGCGGTGGGGCTCTCGCTCGACCTCATGGAGCGCGGGTTGCCCAAGGAGGACGCGGTCCGCCGCGGGCGCGCCAGCCTCAAGCGCACGCACCGCATCGTGGAGGCGCTGCTCACCTTCGCCCGGGCAGGCGCGCGCTCGGAGCCCGGGGCGATCTGCGAGCTGCAGCCGGTGCTCGAGGGCGTGGCCGCCGATGCCGCCGACCTCGCCCGGGAGCGCGAGGTGACCGTGGAGCTGGAGGCGCCGCCGGGCGTCTGGGTGGCCTGCCTGCCCGGGGTGCTCGCCAGCATCGCCGGAAACCTCGTGACCAACGCCGTGAAGTACATGCCCGACGGCACCACCCAGGACGGGCGCAGCGTGCGCATCCGCGCGTCCGTCGAGCGCGACCGGGTGCGCGTGGAGGTCGTCGACAACGGCAACGGCATCCCCAAGCCGCTGCAGAGCACCATCTTCGAGCCCTACGTCCGCGGCACCGACGTGCAGAAGCCAGGCATCGGGCTCGGCCTGGCCACCGCCAAGCGGCTCTGCGAGGCGCACGGCGGACGCATCGGGCTCTCCTCGGAGCCGGGCCGAGGGAGCACCTTCTGGTTCGAGCTCCCTCGCGGCGAGGCGCCGAAGCTCCTGGAGCGCTTGCCGGAGCAACCTTCGACGCACTGA
- a CDS encoding uracil-DNA glycosylase — MNALEKLQREIISCRKCPRLVAWREQVAREKRRAFRDWTYWGRPVPSFGDPRARLVIVGLAPAAHGANRTGRMFTGDRSGDFLYAALHRAGYANQPTSTHKDDGLKLRDAYIVAPVRCAPPANKPTPEEIATCAPYLERELELLKPRVTLALGAIAWNAILDHHAAMGRTIPRPRPRFGHGATCEIPGAPLLLGSYHVSQQNTQTGKLTPKMFDAVLACARLVAGGSSQPHHPNAS, encoded by the coding sequence TGTCCGCGGCTGGTGGCGTGGCGCGAGCAGGTGGCGCGTGAGAAGCGACGCGCGTTTCGCGACTGGACCTATTGGGGCCGGCCCGTCCCGAGCTTCGGCGATCCGCGCGCGCGCCTGGTGATCGTGGGCCTCGCGCCGGCGGCACATGGGGCGAATCGCACCGGCCGCATGTTCACGGGCGATCGCTCGGGCGACTTTCTCTACGCCGCCCTCCACCGCGCGGGCTACGCCAACCAGCCCACGAGCACGCACAAGGATGATGGGCTCAAGCTGCGCGACGCGTACATCGTGGCGCCGGTGCGCTGTGCGCCGCCGGCCAACAAGCCCACGCCCGAAGAGATCGCCACCTGCGCGCCGTACCTCGAGCGCGAGCTCGAGCTGCTCAAGCCCAGGGTGACGCTCGCGCTGGGCGCGATTGCGTGGAACGCGATCCTCGATCACCACGCGGCGATGGGCCGGACGATTCCGCGGCCGCGGCCCAGGTTTGGCCACGGCGCCACCTGCGAGATTCCGGGCGCGCCACTGCTGCTCGGCAGCTACCACGTGAGCCAGCAGAACACGCAGACGGGGAAGCTCACGCCCAAGATGTTCGACGCGGTGCTCGCATGCGCACGTCTTGTTGCCGGCGGTTCAAGCCAGCCCCACCATCCCAACGCATCTTGA
- a CDS encoding protein kinase, protein MSETLRPSTGPSAPDPLIGQTINGSYEILRLLGAGGMGNVYEAKHTRLPKKFAIKVVRSDLAKDEAAFERFKREADIASSLGNKHIVEVHDWNVLPDGSPYMVMEFLTGEDLANRLGRHKRLGPDEAVQILTQVVSALESAHARGIVHRDIKPENIFLAQIDDEPDFVKLLDFGLSKIRGSQKRLTANLSVLGTPWYMSPEQARGDSDLDHRTDLYALAVVLYQVLCGRVPFEGENVYGVLTQIATQQPPPITQFAPDLPKQLEIVLQKALAKEPNGRYPSVREFWEAATAALGISVVRKSLPSARVPGPSGEPFRVPTPSQLHVGGMPTITSSQEKLSQQAQAQPIPLTNVAKAKSKPDAKADSSPSMILLHQAAFGKRNNSKLIALGVGGAVLLGLIGWGVYHVTRPPVVERAVVPVPLPTPPEPAPIKVPEPPKPAVADVKPPEPPKPIDVKPPVAEVKPPAPKPTVTPAVDKPKPTPKPKPSGHSKKPHGGGELINPDDVIN, encoded by the coding sequence ATGTCCGAGACTCTGCGCCCCAGCACCGGCCCATCCGCGCCGGATCCGCTCATCGGGCAGACGATCAACGGCAGCTACGAGATCCTGCGCCTGCTCGGCGCCGGCGGCATGGGGAACGTGTACGAGGCGAAGCACACCCGCCTCCCGAAAAAGTTCGCCATCAAGGTCGTGCGCAGCGATCTGGCCAAGGACGAGGCCGCGTTCGAGCGCTTCAAGCGCGAGGCCGACATCGCCTCCAGCCTGGGCAACAAGCACATCGTCGAGGTGCACGACTGGAACGTGCTCCCCGACGGCTCGCCGTACATGGTGATGGAGTTCCTCACCGGCGAGGACCTCGCGAATCGCCTCGGGCGCCACAAGCGGCTCGGCCCCGACGAGGCAGTGCAGATCCTCACCCAGGTGGTGTCTGCGCTGGAGAGCGCGCACGCCCGCGGCATCGTGCACCGCGACATCAAGCCCGAGAACATCTTCCTCGCGCAGATCGACGACGAGCCCGACTTCGTGAAGCTGCTCGACTTCGGCCTCTCGAAGATCCGCGGCTCGCAGAAGCGGCTCACGGCGAACCTCTCGGTGCTGGGCACGCCCTGGTACATGAGCCCCGAGCAGGCCCGCGGCGACTCCGACCTCGATCACCGCACCGACCTGTACGCGCTCGCGGTGGTGCTCTACCAGGTGCTCTGCGGACGCGTGCCGTTCGAGGGCGAGAACGTCTACGGCGTGCTCACCCAGATCGCCACCCAGCAGCCGCCGCCCATCACCCAGTTCGCGCCAGACCTGCCGAAGCAGCTCGAAATCGTGCTCCAGAAGGCGCTGGCCAAGGAGCCGAACGGGCGCTACCCGTCGGTGCGCGAGTTCTGGGAAGCGGCGACGGCTGCGCTGGGCATTTCGGTGGTGCGCAAGAGCCTGCCCTCCGCGCGCGTGCCCGGGCCGAGCGGCGAGCCGTTCCGCGTGCCCACCCCCTCGCAGCTCCACGTGGGCGGCATGCCCACCATCACCAGCTCGCAGGAGAAGCTGTCGCAGCAGGCGCAGGCGCAGCCCATCCCGCTCACGAACGTCGCCAAGGCGAAGAGCAAGCCCGACGCAAAGGCCGACTCGTCGCCGAGCATGATCCTGCTGCACCAGGCGGCGTTCGGGAAACGCAACAACAGCAAGCTCATCGCGTTGGGCGTCGGCGGCGCGGTTCTGCTCGGCCTGATTGGCTGGGGCGTGTACCACGTGACCCGGCCGCCGGTGGTGGAGAGGGCTGTGGTGCCCGTGCCGCTGCCCACGCCGCCCGAGCCCGCGCCGATCAAGGTTCCCGAGCCGCCCAAGCCGGCCGTCGCCGACGTGAAGCCGCCCGAGCCGCCCAAGCCAATCGATGTGAAGCCGCCGGTGGCCGAGGTGAAGCCGCCGGCTCCAAAGCCCACGGTGACGCCGGCCGTCGACAAGCCCAAGCCGACGCCGAAGCCCAAGCCCTCAGGCCACAGCAAGAAGCCGCACGGCGGCGGCGAGCTCATCAACCCGGACGACGTCATCAACTAG
- the lpdA gene encoding dihydrolipoyl dehydrogenase: protein MAETFDVVVIGSGPGGYVAAIKAAQLGLKTAIVEKDKRLGGTCTLVGCIPTKALLATAELMEKLKDAKEFGVDVKDFGLNFLQAYKRKEDVVAKNSAGIDFLMKKNKITVFKGHGRLAGKGKVEVSGDKKEVLDTKNIIIATGSVPRTLPGIEPDHKRILNSDSVLRLETQPKSMIVLGAGAVGMEFASVFDSFGTKATVVEMFPHLLPIEDEDCSVEIEKAYRKRKIDFLTDAKVEKVEKNDKGVKVTIKKGTETQVLEAETLLSAVGRSPVSNDLGLEKTGVKVDRGFIVVDNMFRTGEPNVFAIGDVITLGNGPHPALAHVASYEGVVTAEFIAGKNPQPVNYDRIPSATYCYPEVASVGLTEKKAKERGYDVKTGKFPFSASGKARIVGESWGFVKIVADKKYDEVLGVHLVGPHATELLAEACLGLRLETTVEEIEKTMHAHPTLSEAVLEAAHAAMGHTLHM, encoded by the coding sequence GTGGCTGAGACCTTCGACGTCGTCGTGATTGGCTCCGGTCCCGGCGGCTACGTGGCGGCCATCAAGGCTGCTCAGCTGGGGCTCAAGACGGCGATCGTGGAGAAGGACAAGCGCCTGGGCGGCACCTGCACGCTCGTGGGCTGCATCCCCACCAAGGCGCTGCTCGCGACCGCGGAGCTGATGGAGAAGCTCAAGGACGCGAAGGAGTTCGGCGTCGACGTGAAGGACTTCGGGCTCAACTTCCTTCAGGCCTACAAGCGCAAGGAGGACGTGGTCGCCAAGAACTCGGCGGGCATCGACTTCCTGATGAAGAAGAACAAGATCACCGTGTTCAAGGGCCACGGCCGGCTCGCGGGCAAGGGCAAGGTGGAGGTCTCGGGCGACAAGAAGGAAGTCCTCGACACCAAGAACATCATCATCGCCACCGGCTCCGTGCCGCGCACGCTCCCGGGCATCGAGCCGGATCACAAGCGCATCCTCAACTCCGACTCCGTGCTCCGCCTGGAGACGCAGCCCAAGAGCATGATCGTGCTCGGCGCTGGCGCGGTGGGCATGGAGTTCGCCTCTGTGTTCGACAGCTTTGGCACCAAGGCAACGGTGGTCGAGATGTTCCCGCACCTGCTCCCCATCGAGGACGAGGACTGCTCGGTGGAGATCGAGAAGGCCTACCGCAAGCGCAAGATCGACTTCCTCACCGACGCCAAGGTCGAGAAGGTGGAGAAGAACGACAAGGGCGTGAAGGTGACCATCAAGAAGGGCACCGAGACGCAGGTGCTCGAGGCGGAGACGCTGCTCTCGGCCGTGGGCCGGTCGCCGGTGTCGAACGACCTCGGCCTGGAGAAGACCGGGGTGAAGGTGGACCGCGGCTTCATCGTCGTGGACAACATGTTCCGAACGGGCGAGCCCAACGTCTTCGCCATCGGCGACGTGATCACCCTCGGCAACGGGCCGCACCCGGCGCTCGCGCACGTGGCCAGCTACGAGGGCGTGGTCACCGCCGAGTTCATCGCCGGCAAGAACCCGCAGCCGGTGAACTACGACCGCATCCCCAGCGCGACGTACTGCTATCCGGAAGTCGCGAGCGTGGGCCTCACGGAGAAGAAGGCCAAGGAGCGCGGCTACGACGTGAAGACGGGCAAGTTCCCGTTCTCCGCGAGCGGCAAGGCGCGCATCGTGGGCGAGAGCTGGGGCTTCGTGAAGATCGTCGCCGACAAGAAGTACGACGAGGTGCTCGGCGTGCACCTGGTGGGCCCGCACGCGACGGAGCTGCTCGCTGAGGCCTGCCTGGGGCTGCGGCTCGAGACGACGGTCGAGGAGATCGAGAAGACCATGCACGCGCACCCCACGCTGTCGGAGGCCGTCCTCGAGGCGGCCCACGCGGCGATGGGCCACACGCTGCACATGTAG
- a CDS encoding collagen-like protein has translation MLRKLTLAMALVAATLAAPRLARAAVPDTLTEEGRLVDSSGNPVTGAVILHFALYAGPAGGSALWTEQQTIQVNQGYFAVQLGSVTALPASAFDGTIRYLGIAVGTDAEMTPREAITSVPYALKANDATGDINPTSVTVNGTQVIDSNGNWVGPSSGLRGPTGPTGPAGPTGASGAQGPAGPTGPQGAQGAQGPAGPTGPQGAQGAQGAAGPAGAQGPAGAAGPQGAQGVAGPAGPTGATGATGPAGAKGATGAAGVAITTNAQGFVFNAPGSALPADTTYRMLAASVSVTIAAGQNILVTSVANLGSTASGGATSLDIDICYVSGTTLFTSGGGLFGERVAQNTRLPFSLTSVLSGLAAGTYSVGLCGTTNGNANWNNNEYSYTTATITN, from the coding sequence ATGCTCCGCAAACTGACGCTGGCCATGGCCCTGGTGGCGGCAACCCTCGCCGCGCCTCGCCTCGCGCGCGCCGCCGTGCCCGACACGCTCACCGAGGAGGGCCGGCTCGTCGATTCCAGCGGCAACCCGGTGACGGGCGCCGTGATCCTGCACTTCGCGCTCTACGCCGGTCCGGCCGGCGGCAGCGCGCTCTGGACGGAGCAGCAGACCATCCAGGTGAACCAGGGCTACTTCGCGGTGCAGTTGGGCAGCGTGACCGCGCTGCCGGCGAGCGCCTTCGACGGGACGATTCGATACCTGGGCATCGCGGTGGGCACCGACGCGGAGATGACGCCTCGAGAAGCCATCACCAGCGTGCCCTACGCGCTCAAGGCCAACGACGCCACCGGCGACATCAACCCCACCAGCGTCACCGTGAACGGCACCCAGGTCATCGACTCAAACGGCAACTGGGTGGGACCGTCGTCGGGGCTGCGCGGCCCCACCGGACCGACGGGTCCCGCGGGTCCGACGGGCGCATCGGGTGCACAGGGCCCCGCAGGTCCGACCGGTCCGCAGGGCGCGCAAGGTGCCCAGGGCCCCGCAGGTCCGACCGGTCCGCAAGGTGCGCAAGGCGCCCAGGGTGCCGCCGGGCCTGCTGGCGCGCAGGGTCCGGCGGGCGCGGCGGGGCCACAGGGCGCACAGGGAGTCGCAGGTCCAGCCGGTCCGACAGGCGCCACCGGCGCCACGGGTCCGGCGGGAGCCAAGGGCGCAACGGGTGCCGCTGGCGTGGCCATCACGACGAATGCGCAGGGCTTCGTCTTCAATGCCCCTGGGTCCGCGCTCCCTGCCGACACAACGTACCGAATGCTTGCGGCCTCCGTGTCAGTGACGATCGCCGCCGGCCAGAACATTCTCGTCACCTCGGTTGCGAACCTCGGGTCGACGGCTTCAGGGGGCGCGACCTCACTCGATATCGATATTTGTTACGTGAGCGGCACGACACTGTTTACCAGCGGCGGCGGGCTCTTCGGCGAGCGCGTCGCGCAGAACACGCGGCTGCCCTTCTCGCTCACCAGCGTCCTCTCGGGTTTGGCAGCAGGGACTTATTCGGTTGGTCTCTGCGGCACCACGAATGGAAACGCAAATTGGAACAATAACGAATACAGCTACACGACGGCGACAATTACAAACTAG